Proteins found in one Zea mays cultivar B73 chromosome 1, Zm-B73-REFERENCE-NAM-5.0, whole genome shotgun sequence genomic segment:
- the LOC100274307 gene encoding putative AMP-dependent synthetase and ligase superfamily protein — protein MAARPDARSGYCAATRTFRSKRADVPLPADADLDVVRFLASRRHAGVVALVDAATGHRVTFQELWRAVEGAATALAAPPLSLRKGQVALILSPNSVHFPVAALAAMSLGAVLTTANPLNTPAEIAKQVADARPVVAFTTRDLLPKLPRAGAGAGIRVVLLEPDRLPSDPSPVVATIGEISATPPDPTRRRDRVTQDDPATLLYSSGTTGPSKGVVATHRSLISMVQIIMSRFRLEASNRTETFLCTVPMFHVYGLVAFATGLLGCGATIVVLSKYELPEMLRAINEYGVTYLPLVPPILVAMLAHPNRLPLGGLRKVLSGGAPLSKELIEGFKEKYPQVEILQGYGLTESTAIGASTDSAEESSRYGTAGLLSPSTEAKIVDPETGEALPVNRTGELWIRGPYVMKGYFKNAEATQSTLTPDGWLKTGDLCYIDEDGYLFVVDRLKELIKYKGYQVPPAELEALLLTHPEIEDVAVIPFPDREVGQFPMAYVVRKKGSNLSEREVMEFVAKQVAPYKKVRKVAFVAEIPKNASGKILRKDLIKLATSKSKL, from the exons ATGGCGGCCCGGCCGGACGCGCGCAGCGGCTACTGCGCCGCGACGCGCACCTTCCGTAGCAAGCGCGCGGACGTCCCGCtccccgccgacgcggacctggaCGTCGTCAGGTTCCTCGCGTCCCGCCGCCACGCGGGCGTCGTCGCGCTCGTCGACGCCGCCACGGGCCACCGGGTCACGTTCCAGGAACTCTGGCGCGCGGTGGAAGGGGCGGCCACCGCGCTCGCCGCGCCGCCGCTGTCGCTCCGCAAGGGCCAGGTCGCGCTCATCCTCTCCCCGAACTCCGTCCACTTCCCCGTTGCCGCCCTCGCAGCCATGTCCCTCGGCGCCGTCCTCACCACCGCCAACCCGCTCAACACGCCCGCCGAGATCGCCAAGCAGGTCGCCGACGCGCGCCCCGTCGTCGCCTTCACCACCCGCGACCTCCTCCCCAAGCTCCcgcgcgccggcgccggcgccggcatcCGCGTCGTCCTCCTCGAGCCCGACCGCCTCCCCTCCGACCCTAGCCCCGTCGTCGCCACCATCGGGGAGATCTCCGCCACGCCGCCCGACCCCACGCGCCGCCGGGACCGCGTCACACAGGACGACCCGGCCACGCTGCTCTACTCCTCGGGCACCACGGGGCCCAGCAAGGGCGTCGTCGCCACGCACCGGAGCCTCATCTCCATGGTGCAGATCATCATGTCGCGCTTCCGCCTCGAGGCCTCCAACAGGACCGAGACCTTCCTCTGCACGGTGCCCATGTTCCACGTCTACGGCCTCGTCGCCTTCGCCACGGGGCTGCTCGGCTGCGGCGCCACCATCGTCGTGCTCTCCAAGTACGAGCTCCCCGAGATGCTGCGCGCCATCAACGAATACGGGGTCACCTACCTCCCACTCGTGCCGCCCATCCTCGTCGCCATGCTGGCGCACCCCAACCGCCTGCCGCTCGGGGGCCTGCGCAAGGTGCTCTCCGGCGGAGCGCCGCTCAGCAAGGAGCTGATCGAGGGGTTTAAGGAGAAATACCCGCAGGTGGAGATCCTTCAGGGGTACGGGCTGACGGAGAGCACGGCTATCGGCGCGTCCACGGACTCTGCCGAGGAGAGCAGCCGGTACGGTACGGCTGGGCTGCTGTCGCCAAGCACCGAGGCTAAGATCGTCGACCCAGAGACCGGCGAGGCGCTGCCGGTGAACCGCACCGGCGAGCTCTGGATCCGGGGGCCATACGTCATGAAAG GGTATTTCAAGAACGCGGAGGCAACACAATCAACATTGACACCTGATGGATGGCTCAAGACTGGGGATCTCTGCTACATAGATGAGGATGGTTATCTCTTCGTTGTGGATCGTCTGAAGGAGTTGATCAAATACAAAGGGTACCAG GTGCCTCCGGCGGAGTTGGAAGCTCTTTTGCTAACACATCCAGAAATCGAAGATGTCGCCGTTATACC GTTTCCCGACCGTGAGGTCGGCCAGTTCCCAATGGCCTACGTAGTGAGGAAGAAAGGGAGCAATTTGTCAGAGCGCGAGGTGATGGAGTTCGTGGCGAAACAG GTAGCGCCTTACAAGAAGGTTAGAAAGGTGGCGTTTGTGGCGGAGATTCCCAAGAACGCGTCCGGCAAGATTCTGAGGAAGGATCTCATCAAGCTCGCCACATCCAAATCCAAACTATGA